A window of Daphnia pulicaria isolate SC F1-1A chromosome 10, SC_F0-13Bv2, whole genome shotgun sequence contains these coding sequences:
- the LOC124314422 gene encoding ubiquitin carboxyl-terminal hydrolase 10-like, which produces MEDTLQELEFLDLSDLPENEVQNLKSFIVGPAKQDGPHESHSFVSEQQTCELTEGLNQVYGVPETIVSYHQNQELGPHVPVAYSAPNSVHPLYQQNVCIPSIPPYQPIMNYPMQMLPGGHLVGSTPNYYVNNIHSPGVPHPGSFSPPHHILNPQLLNYHNPKRKNGRAKYSPRKDVSNGHIGDVYNMVYQPPGSYMGPCFSGDVVQAVTGVPIVMHQSVPSYVPPHSVQVTAANTTQMYPMVTFAPSASNLQMDFFVPSVTEIPNEDIPPNIPTPVLSPRAPLVHPETVEEPKVEVSQSLETAAPIPPVETTPVTEEKSQNADPSEGKSWASLFKKDAPVVAASAEKPTARVEPFTPSGVVAAAVAEAVSRPLVDVRTRRLAEHITSCELSMIPLALLPRGLINKSNWCYINATLQALIACSPFVHLVKSLERFTGRKHEESTTPIMDSVIEFIDQFEVIPVRIGKERASAKKEEPHFGTSFEPSSIYKMLPKIRSETFKVEGRQEDAEEFLSCLLNGLHDEMIDIVKATNLPAGKTPVQAGEGKPGTSDDEDWQVIGPKNRGCVTHITTYSKTPISNLFLGQMRSALHYAGAQSTATLQPFFSLQLDIQNEKVNSVRDALACLVSKEPLTGYICPKTGQEVEASRQTTLEELPPILILHLKCFVYDKSGGCQKLMKRVDFSSDLELSKDFLSPSQKSKLKEKQRQYKLFAVVYHDGKEATKGHYVTEVHHSGTGSWLRFDDSIVRVVETQPFKYNLPRMPYLLLYRKLNV; this is translated from the exons ATGGAAGATACACTTCAG GAACTAGAATTCCTGGACTTGAGTGACCTCCCTGAGAATGAGGTTCAAAATTTGAAGAGTTTCATTGTTGGACCGGCAAAGCAAGATGGTCCTCACGAAAGTCATTCTTTTGTGTCTGAGCAACAAACATGTGAATTAACTGAAG GACTGAATCAAGTGTATGGGGTTCCTGAGACCATAGTCTCGTATCACCAAAATCAGGAGTTGGGGCCACATGTTCCAGTAGCATATTCAGCTCCAAACTCGGTCCATCCATTGTACCAGCAGAATGTATGTATCCCCTCTATACCCCCCTACCAACCTATAATGAATTACCCCATGCAAATGTTGCCAGGAGGTCATCTTGTTGGATCAACTCCCAATTACTATGTGAATAATATTCATAGTCCTGGTGTCCCTCACCCTGGTTCCTTTAGTCCTCCTCACCACATTCTCAATCCTCAGCTTTTAAATTACCACAACCCCAAAAGGAAGAATGGTCGTGCAAAATATTCACCAAGGAAGGATGTTTCAAATGGCCACATTGGTGATGTGTATAATATGGTCTACCAACCACCTGGATCATACATGGGGCCATGTTTCTCTGGTGATGTAGTACAGGCAGTCACTGGGGTGCCAATTGTCATGCATCAGTCTGTACCGTCATACGTCCCGCCTCACAGCGTCCAAGTTACTGCAGCTAACACTACTCAAATGTATCCAATGGTGACGTTTGCTCCATCGGCAAGTAATCTACAAATGGACTTTTTCGTTCCTTCCGTCACTGAAATACCAAACGAAGATATCCCTCCAAATATCCCTACTCCGGTTCTTTCGCCTCGAGCACCTCTCGTACATCCGGAGACTGTAGAGGAACCAAAAGTGGAAGTTTCACAATCTTTGGAAACAGCTGCGCCTATACCACCTGTCGAAACAACGCCAGTAACAGAAGAAAAGTCTCAAAACGCAGATCCTTCCGAAGGTAAATCATGGGCTAGCTTGTTCAAGAAGGATGCTCCAGTCGTTGCTGCATCTGCAGAAAAACCAACAGCACGAGTCGAACCATTCACTCCATCGGGGGTTGTGGCAGCAGCGGTGGCTGAAGCTGTTTCTCGCCCATTAGTCGACGTCAGAACTCGACGTCTGGCAGAACATATAACAAGTTGTGAATTGTCGATGATACCCCTGGCCCTTCTTCCAAGAGGTCTAATCAACAAGAGTAATTGGTGTTACATAAACGCAACACTGCAAGCCCTTATTGCTTGTTCACCATTCGTTCATCTGGTCAAGTCTTTGGAGCGCTTTACTGGACGCAAGCATGAAGAATCAACGACTCCGATAATGGATAGTGT gatCGAATTCATCGACCAGTTTGAAGTTATTCCTGTTCGCATCGGCAAAGAACGAGCATCTGCCAAAAAGGAGGAGCCACATTTTGGGACAAGTTTCGAGCCTTCCTCAATCTATAAAATGCTCCCTAAAATCCGAAGTGAAACATTCAAAGTGGAAGGTCGCCAGGAAGACGCGGAAGAATTTCTGAGCTGTCTTCTAAATGGGCTGCATGATGAAATGATCGATATCGTGAAGGCTACAAATCTTCCTGCTGGCAAAACTCCTGTTCAGGCTGGCGAAGGCAAACCTGGTACATCAGATGACGAAGATTGGCAG GTTATTGGTCCAAAGAATCGAGGATGTGTAACGCACATAACTACATACAGCAAGACTCCAATATCGAACTTGTTCCTCGGTCAAATGCGCTCTGCCCTACATTACGCAGGAGCGCAGTCCACAGCTACTCTGCAGCCGTTCTTCAGTTTGCAACTAGACATTCAG AATGAAAAGGTTAATTCCGTCCGTGACGCGTTGGCCTGTCTGGTAAGCAAAGAACCGTTGACCGGTTATATTTGTCCGAAGACTGGTCAAGAGGTGGAGGCTTCTCGACAGACTACTCTTGAAGAACTGCCCCCTATTTTAATCTTACACTTAAAGTGTTTCGTGTATGACAAATCTGGTGGATGTCAAAAGCTGATGAAGAGAGTGGACTTCTCTTCCGATTTAGAATTGAGTAAAG ACTTCCTGTCACCAAGCCAGAAAAGTAAACTCAAAGAAAAACAGCGACAGTACAAGTTATTTGCAG TTGTTTATCACGATGGAAAGGAAGCGACCAAAGGACATTATGTAACTGAAGTGCATCACAGTGGGACTGGAAGTTGGCTTCGTTTTGACGATAGCATTGTGCGTGTTGTGGAGACTCAAccctttaaatataatttgccGAGGATGCCGTACTTGTTACTC
- the LOC124314397 gene encoding DNA topoisomerase 2-binding protein 1-A-like: protein MDAENSQFCVNIFCVMPNNSTEATCPKDLFRAHECCKENGFNVNWIQEEACMKLKPCKEDVFILSEFVGPLFEFLRQLKCTVIGPQCLLVSVIKGEPLPDVPTPVFTVAMKGIIVTTTGCTPQEKKEIQEKVQYMGGLYSSAFSTNVTHLIVKSVADFSLKFKVAIKKDIPVMIPNWVDAVWNASIKESVHGTDPMFARYACPPFQGLVICVSQIPAKDREALKKIIEANGGRYSGQLELGKTNILITTSAEGEKYTYAKRWKIRCLKPEWIHTSLNKGYAADPDSFIMESKTTNPPRCSTPEADHSVMKFGNSSINSTIMNESRVQYIDETVGSTTSNLSIQHSDSRATEALDTLDLAISKKAGPFLDGCKVFISGFDGPHMEKLRRILNNAGVARFNSISESLSHVIVGKTVEEDWKQLQQLMHKPYVVTVEWVAQSLRLKRAAPEAAFLHPDFKNVIAPNKENASKKSIPEPSNNFQEDSQMVQQYLTTDHTEEEEVASLMNRPQGIFSGLTFQLFALDAETVSVMTDLILSNGGRVVAKNGRYVVTEPVSHTAVLVDQDGTYTVVNTLWIEDCVDEERLVDIENYHHHINVRDKLILDGYTVSYSGIQGRMRELLDILIVQLGGRPQETFSRKLMEEKKVYRSTHLVCAKTEGRKYEKALEWGVPAVSAEWVIACATSSTRPKEEDYPPTGEPVKPQELEESVPTPETVVRPSRQPAESVVLKTLKQKQSETPSARRLPAHFDMSSPHTPVTSATPTMPPRPAVSDTPTCLQQNPFSANNIGRTPQARPSLFNMPTPDTPYGRLLNPDPSPETRKVWKHALENRVRFTPRADESLNVTPQDIQKGEIVVSPEDSDYFLNLRKKLRLDENGVEAQAMWKPDEENSAAASPLEPPKPPFHGVVAFIHKKVEDQRTELTKAVEHLGGKVRFQHCEEVTHFIYQGKLAASKEIRSAKDWHQKFVSPQWIFDCEDTSNRLEESHYPPSLNPKMALSLNFNSQPAPPSSCTQKRRLPASSSETGTPRIPSRKRLSSDSEPRENDLLETNEEQENLVVPDVEEEACKELLQLDQVLSRSAEQIPLQKVTNVSGARNGRGPEHVFVPATQPLETVDSQSAPIVWDLHETQKPTGSQLNNTQTYRVMFSGMALDDRDSCTAVIEELGGTVLESNQYDPTCTHLVVAKVGSNEKLLTSIAAGKWILHPEWLSESEKEKRFLEEAKFEWGNPEATVDYPESESITEDEANIAAAAHYWRINRSQGVSGGPFHGITAVLYLREKNASFQRLLEAGGGKVVDQGSALENKKTNLCILDSREAKKLQLSSFANVGIYCVPLIYLRNLVLATDKKLKWSKSVLQEFLPYLENMPSS from the exons ATGGATGCCGAAAACAGTCAATTTtgcgtaaatattttttgtgtaatgcCCAATAATTCCACCGAGGCCACCTGTCCCAAAGACTTGTTTCGAGCCCACGAATGTTGCAAGGAAAATGGTTTCAATGTAAATTGGATTCAAGAAGAAGCTTGTATGAAGTTAAAGCCATGCAAAGAAGATGTTTTTATCTTGTCCGAGTTTGTTGGGCCATTGTTTGAGTTTCTTCGACAGTTAAAATGCACTGTCATTGGCCCACAGTGCTTACTGGTTTCTGTTATTAAAGGAGAACCTCTCCCAGATGTCCCTACACCAGTCTTCACTGTTGCAATGAAGGGAATCATTGTCACCACAACAGGATGCACCCCTcaagagaagaaggaaattCAAGAGAAAGTCCAATACATGGGTGGACTTTACTCATCAGCGTTTTCTACAAATGTCACCCATCTCATTGTGAAGAGTGTAGCTGATTTTAGTTTGAAATTCAAAGTGGCCATAAAAAAAGACATCCCTGTCATGATTCCCAATTGGGTTGATGCTGTATGGAATGCCAGTATCAAAGAAAGTGTCCATGGAACAGATCCTATGTTTGCCAGATATGCTTGCCCTCCATTCCAGGGATTGGTCATATGTGTTTCCCAGATTCCAGCCAAGGATCGCGAAGCCCTTAAGAAGATCATTGAAGCTAACGGTGGAAGATACTCTGGCCAGCTCGAATTGGGTAAAACGAATATTCTTATTACCACCTCGGCCGAAGGAGAGAAATATACTTATGCTAAACGTTGGAAGATACGTTGCCTTAAACCAGAGTGGATCCACACTTCATTAAATAAAGGCTACGCTGCTGATCCAGACTCTTTCATCATGGAGTCCAAGACTACTAATCCTCCTAGATGTTCAACTCCAGAAGCAGATCATTCCGTCATGAAATTCGGCAACTCAAGTATCAACAGTACCATTATGAACGAGAGCCGGGTTCAATATATTGACGAAACTGTTGGGTCTACAACTTCTAATTTATCCATCCAACATTCCGATTCTCGAGCCACAGAAGCTCTCGACACTTTAGACTTGGCTATTTCTAAGAAAGCCGGACCTTTTCTGGATGGCTGTAAAGTGTTTATTAGTGGTTTTGATGGCCCACACATGGAAAAACTAAG GCGTATTCTCAATAATGCTGGTGTAGCTCGCTTTAACAGTATCAGCGAATCACTATCTCACGTCATCGTTGGAAAAACTGTTGAAGAGGATTGGAAACAACTCCAACAGTTGATGCACAAGCCTTACGTCGTAACTGTAGAATGGGTTGCCCAGAGTTTGAGATTAAAAAGAGCCGCTCCAGAAGCTGCATTTTTGCATCCCGATTTTAAGAACGTGATCGCTCCCAATAAGGAAAACGCCTCAAAGAAATCTATACCAGAACCGTCAAATAACTTTCAGGAGGATTCACAGATGGTTCAGCAGTACTTGACAACAGACcatacagaagaagaagaggttgCATCATTAATGAACCGCCCTCAAGGCATATTTTCTGGCTTAACTTTCCAACTTTTTGCACTGGATGCTGAAACTGTTTCGGTTATGACTGATCTTATTTTAAGCAACGGTGGTCGTGTGGTAGCAAAGAACGGAAGGTACGTAGTTACCGAACCTGTTAGCCACACCGCTGTGCTTGTGGATCAAGATGGAACGTATACTGTGGTCAACACTTTGTGGATTGAAGATTGCGTTGATGAAGAGCGCTTAGTGGACATCGAAAATTATCACCACCACATCAACGTCAGAGACAAACTAATTCTGGACGGCTACACCGTTTCTTACAGCGGCATTCAAGGTCGAATGAGAGAATTGCTAGATATTCTAATCGTCCAGCTTGGTGGTCGACCACAAGAGACTTTTTCTCGCAaattgatggaagaaaaaaaagtataccGCTCTACTCACCTCGTTTGCGCCAAAACAGAAGGAAGGAAATACGAAAAGGCCCTTGAGTGGGGGGTTCCGGCCGTCAGCGCTGAATGGGTCATTGCTTGTGCCACCTCTAGCACACGACCTAAGGAAGAAGATTATCCTCCGACAGGTGAACCTGTTAAGCCACAAGAACTGGAAGAGTCTGTTCCAACTCCGGAAACTGTTGTCAGGCCCTCTCGACAACCTGCAGAGTCTGTCGTTTTGAAGACTTTGAAGCAGAAACAGTCAGAAACACCTAGTGCCCGCCGTTTACCGGCTCACTTTGATATGTCTTCGCCGCATACTCCA GTGACCTCAGCGACTCCTACCATGCCCCCACGGCCGGCTGTCTCTGACACTCCTACGTGTTTACAACAGAATCCGTTTAGTGCAAATAATATTGGTAGAACACCTCAAGCTCGACCATCTCTTTTTAACATGCCTACACCCGATACACCATATGGAAGGCTTTTAAAC ccGGACCCGTCACCCGAAACTCGAAAAGTGTGGAaacatgcattggaaaatCGAGTTCGTTTTACGCCTCGCGCGGACGAATCCCTTAACGTTACCCCACAAGATATTCAGAAAGGAGAAATTGTGGTCTCCCCCGAAGACTCAGATTATTTCCTGAATTTACGGAAAAAATTACGTCTTGATGAAAATGGAGTTGAAGCACAAGCCATGTGGAAACCGGATGAGGAAAATTCAGCGGCAGCATCACCCTTAGAACCACCAAAGCCACCTTTTCATGGAGTGGTGGCATTCATACACAAGAAAGTTGAAGACCAAAGAACCGAGTTAACCAAAGCAGTTGAGCATCTAGGTGGCAAGGTTCGTTTCCAACACTGCGAGGAGGTAACTCATTTCATATATCAGGGCAAGCTAGCTGCATCAAAAGAGATTCGAAGCGCAAAAGATTGGCACCAGAAATTTGTCTCACCACAATGGATCTTTGACTGTGAAGATACTTCGAATCGTCTAGAAGAATCGCATTATCCACCATCTTTGAATCCGAAAATGGCTTTGTCACTGAATTTCAATTCGCAACCTGCACCGCCGTCTAGTTGTACCCAGAAGCGACGCCTTCCTGCCAGTTCCAGCGAAACGGGTACTCCTAGAATTCCTTCCCGTAAGCGCTTATCATCTGATAGTGAGCCACGTGAAAACGACCTTCTTGAAACTAATGAAGAACAAGAGAATCTTGTCGTCCCAGACGTAGAGGAAGAAGCATGCAAAGAACTTTTGCAACTAGACCAAGTGCTATCACGTTCAGCTGAGCAGATTCCTCTGCAAAAGGTTACAAACGTTTCGGGGGCTAGAAACGGTAGAGGACCTGAACACGTCTTTGTTCCCGCAACGCAACCTCTGGAAACGGTAGATTCGCAATCTGCTCCAATTGTGTGGGATCTTCACGAGACACAAAAGCCAACCGGTTCACAGCTAAACAATACTCAGACGTATCGTGTCATGTTCTCTGGAATGGCACTAGACGATCGTGACAGCTGTACTGCTGTTATCGAAGAGTTGGGAGGAACCGTTCTTGAATCCAACCAATACGACCCAACGTGTACTCACCTTGTCGTCGCCAAAGTTGGATCTAATGAAAAATTGTTGACGTCGATCGCTGCTGGAAAATGGATTCTTCATCCAGAATGGCTGAGTgaaagcgaaaaagaaaaacgtttcCTTGAGGAAGCTAAATTTGAATGGGGCAATCCAGAAGCCACGGTGGATTACCCAGAATCCGAATCCATTACCGAGGACGAAGCTAACATTGCTGCGGCTGCACATTATTGGCGTATTAATCGCAGTCAAGGAGTATCTGGTGGCCCTTTTCACGGAATTACCGCTGTTTTATACCTTCGTGAGAAAAATGCTTCTTTCCAGCGTTTACTTGAAGCTGGTGGCGGAAAGGTGGTTGACCAAGG TTCGGCTTTGGAAAACAAGAAGACGAACTTGTGTATTTTGGATTCTCGCGAAGCGAAAAAGTTGCAGTTGTCATCGTTTGCCAATGTAGGCATTTATTGCGTTCCATTGATTTATCTCAGAAATCTTGTTCTGGCTACTGACAAGAAGTTAAAATGGAGCAAGTCTGTTTTACAAGAATTTCTTCCTTATCTCGAAAACATGCCTTCTTCTTAa
- the LOC124314421 gene encoding conserved oligomeric Golgi complex subunit 7-like, producing MLLLCRRRRIRCFESDCTCQLNVKVVKVKKNMDLSAFAKEHFSAKDWVNNTFRQSEAQSHENFASSIVMKLQLAIYEINSSLENTSTSVLSNLPRLLRDIELLQNEVVHFQRKLVTVEHEVSKVENETTHSLEYIIKLDAIKNKLKATSKALQEADNWTTLMADIEELFESNDLMALSQRLNSLRQSLDLLNHVSDYGERMMQLDGLRNRLEALASPSLVSAISTGDAAKTTVMVQVFTNMDRLDQLLHYYTKCRRGVILHQWKELCELDDLNAVEVISRFHELLLDDLQEQTKWYQGVFNQHSTNSSRVILPIYSQAMSALDPSPLNSVESLIKKPAAAEGLFMLQQIKSSADRLFQGVEAHFKDIGPIEDEVFRQFSESLYQLFRLMISNKYKALCLQHLLEQFSQPIDDNSEITESIHSLKQSHSKINSLMESTLNNCVVLTHGYGLELLIEAWNRFLVHHLQQYKSVLQKLQNLGQSGEDSLHTALSLLQTLGEMLLVLEENDTLFADNVKTCGKKLNQAEVPLSCYKTFYLESQPLQRLELLFKEQEQHERRSYLGPTVSVALELNSEIQRCIYDTLMSPILQQIELLGSREWAEIISSSGLTEDLPEFGLAPMEYITQIGQYLMMLPQHLEPFVLQENRGLTRALSEHTFPHGRPPGTSLSQTGQLSATDFLLGCVAAASANALSEAILRIESVGSKGAKQLAADIDYLGNIFEDLGLVLPVSLMELVELFRAAAASILSSDVTNFKSASNGKDHRLVAAVRSITNLPSND from the exons ATGCTATTGCTATGCAGACGACGAAGAATTCGTTGTTTTGAATCTGATTGTACGTGTCAATTGAATGTTAAAGtggttaaagtaaaaaaaaatatg GATCTTTCAGCTTTTGCCAAAGAGCATTTTTCAGCCAAGGATTGGGTCAACAACACTTTCCGACAATCTGAAGCTCAATCACATGAGAACTTTGCATCGTCGATTGTCATGAAATTACAGCTCGCTATTTATGAAATTAATAGCAGCCTTGAAAATACAAGCACTTCAGTTTTGTCCAACCTCCCTCGACTTTTAAGGGACATTGAGCTTCTTCAGAATGAAGTAGTACATTTCCAGAGAAAGCTTGTCACTGTTGAACATGAAGTTTCCAAAGTTGAGAATGAAACAACACACTCTCTGGAGTACATTATCAAACTTgatgcaataaaaaataagttgaaaGCAACATCAAAAGCTTTACAAGAAGCTGATAACTGGACCACACTTATGGCTGATATTGAAGAA ttatttgaaTCTAATGATCTGATGGCCTTGTCACAACGTCTGAATAGTCTGAGAcaaagtttggatcttcttAATCATGTAAGTGACTATGGTGAAAGAATGATGCAGCTTGACGGACTCCGTAATCGTTTAGAAGCCCTCGCATCACCTTCCTTGGTGTCGGCCATATCTACTGGAGATGCTGCTAAAACAACTGTTATGGTGCAG GTGTTCACCAACATGGACAGACTCGATCAACTGTTGCATTACTATACTAAATGTAGACGTGGTGTTATCTTACACCAATGGAAAGAACTGTGCGAACTAGACGATTTGAATGCAGTTGAAGTAATCAGTCGCTTTCACGAGCTATTGCTAGACGATCTGCAAGAGCAAACCAAATGGTATCAGGGTGTGTTTAACCAACACTCCACCAACAGCAGTCGCGTCATTTTGCCTATCTATTCACAAGCTATGTCAGCGCTCGATCCTAGTCCTCTAAATAGTGTTGAATCTTTGATTAAAAAACCTGCTGCCGCCGAAGGTTTGTTTATGCTgcaacaaatcaaatcatcaGCCGACAGGCTCTTTCAAGGTGTAGAGGCCCACTTCAAAGATATTGGTCCCATCGAAGATGAAGTTTTTCGTCAATTTAGCGAATCACTTTATCAGCTTTTCAGACTTATGATTTCCAACAAGTACAAAGCTTTATGCCTTCAACATCTCCTAGAACAATTCTCGCAACCTATCGACGATAACAGTGAGATCACCGAAAGCATTCACAGTTTGAAGCAAAGTCATTCGAAAATCAATAGCCTCATGGAGTCTACGCTAAACAACTGCGTGGTACTCACTCATGGTTACGGTCTTGAGTTGTTAATCGAG gctTGGAATCGATTTTTGGTTCACCATTTGCAGCAATACAAAAGTGTGCTTCAGAAACTTCAAAACTTGGGGCAGTCCGGAGAAGACTCTTTACACACTGCACTATCTTTACTTCAAACGCTGGGAGAAATGCTGCTCGTGCTGGAGGAAAACGATACCTTGTTTGCGGATAATGTAAAAACTTGTggcaaaaaattgaatcaagCCGAGGTTCCCCTTAGCTGCTACAAAACATTCTACCTTGAATCACAGCCACTTCAGCGACTTGAACTTCTTTTTAAGGAACAGGAACAAC atgaAAGGCGCTCCTATTTAGGTCCGACGGTATCTGTAGCTCTGGAACTTAATTCAGAGATTCAACGTTGCATTTATGACACATTGATGAGCCCGATACTCCAACAAATCGAATTGTTGGGCAGTCGAGAGTGGGCTGAAATAATCAGCAGCAGTGGTTTAACAGAAGATTTGCCGGAATTCGGCCTTGCGCCAATGGAATACATAACACAAATTGGCCAGTATCTAATGATGCTGCCGCAGCACCTCGAGCCTTTTGTTCTTCAGGAAAATCGAGGACTTACCCGGGCTTTATCGGAGCACACTTTCCCTCATGGACGTCCCCCAGGTACAAGCCTCTCTCAAACAGGGCAGCTGAGCGCCACAGACTTCCTGTTGGGTTGCGTTGCAGCAGCTTCCGCTAACGCCTTGAGTGAAGCAATTCTTCGTATTGAGAGTGTGGGTTCGAAAGGAGCCAAGCAACTAGCCGCTGATATAG attATTTAGGCAACATCTTCGAAGATTTAGGCTTAGTGCTACCCGTTTCTTTGATGGAACTTGTTGAATTGTTTCGTGCTGCAGCAGCTTCAATTTTATCATCCGATGTTACAAACTTTAAATCTGCATCGAATGGTAAAGACCATCGTCTCGTAGCTGCCGTTAGATCTATCACGAATCTACCGTCAAATGACTGA